CGACGCGGGGGGTTCCCTGCCGCACGGCCTGGTCGCGACAGAGGTCTCGGAGCTGGTGCGGGCCGGGATCCCGGCCCTGGAGGCCCTCTCGGCGACGACCTGGGCGGCGCGCGAGTGGCTCGGCAGACCAGGCCTGACCGAGGGGGCGCCGGCGGACCTCGTGGTCTACGACGCCGACCCGCGGGCCGACGTACGGGCGCTGGCGCAGCCGCGGCGGGTGGTCGTGAACGGCAAGGTCCGGGCCTGAGAGCAGGGTTGACGCACGCGTGACGCCGACGCCCCGGTGGTCGTTGTGAACGGCCGCCCAGGGCAACGGCGTCGGCGTATTCCCTTCCGCCCTGTGGCGGAAAAGAACTCCCGTTCTTCATGGTGCGCAGTTAATCGAATGCATGCACGGAAACCACCCTTTGGGGTGAACTCACTTCGGGTTGCCGCCCGTTCACTCTCCGTGCGTAAAGATTCCGAGGGTTAGAGGCCGTCGGCGCGCGATGTCCCCCATTGGCGGCGCGACGGCTCCCATCTCCCCGGGGGTTCCACCACCTTGAACAGCAACACCTTCCGCATGCCCGCAGCCGTCCTGCTCGCCACGGGAGCGGTCGCCCTGCTCACCGCTCCGCCCGCCCTCGCCACCGCAGGCGGCGGCTCCACGGGCGGCGGCGAGGGCAAGGCGGGCGCGGTCGTCCTGCGCGCCGGACTGGACGTGGGCCTGCTCAACAAGACCGTGCACGTGCCGCTGAAGACCACCCTCAACGAGGTCAGCGCCCCCGCGACGGCCCAGAAGACCGCCCTCTCCGTGACCCTGGACGGGGTCGAGGGAGGGCAGCCGGTGAGCGTGCTGCGCGCCGACGTGGCCACCTCCAAGGCCACCGCGGACAAGAACCGCGCCGAGGCGGAGGCCAACCTGGCCAACGCCGAGGTGCACGTGCCCGGGCTGCCGCTGCTCTCCCTCATCCAGGTGGAGAAGGTCACCTCCAAGGCCGTGTGCGAGGCCGGCAAGAAGCCCGTGGCCGCCTCGAACGTACTGGGCACGGTGACCGCGCTCGGCAAGAAGGTCACCCTCTCGGCGGGCGGCCCGACCAAGGTGGAGGTCCCCAAGGTGGGCCTGGTCAGCCTGGAGCTCTCCGGTACCGAGACCACCTCCACCACCGCCGCCGCGGCCGCGCTCCGGCTGAAGGTGTCCGTGAACCCGCTGGACCTCAACGTGGCGCAGGTCGAGGGCGAGGTCGTGCTCGCCGAGGCGCACTGCGAAACCCCGGCCGGGCCGGCCCCGGAGCCGTCCGGGGCCGACGTGAAGGCTCAGTCGGCCGCCTCCGGGACCGGGGCCGCCCTCACCAACGACGCCAACCTGGCCGAGACCGGCGGTGGTTCGATGACCCCGTACGTCGCGGGCGGTGCGCTGGCCCTGCTCGGCATCGGCGTGACCGCGCTGGTCGTGACCCGGCGCGGCCGCAGCTCGTGACCTCGTCACCCGGTGGCCTCGTGACCTCGTGACGCGTGACCTCGTGACCTCGTAACGGAGTCCGCAGCTCAGCGGGTGGCGTGCACCAGGCCCTGCTTGTCGGCTCCGCGTGACAGCACGGCCTCGCTGACCTGCTTGTCGACGGCGGCGTACGCGGACTGCTTGGCGGCGCCGAGCCCGGAGTCGGAAGGGGCGCAGGAGGCGCAGACGACGCGGAACGGCGGGTTCATGTCCGAGTACTGCGTGAGGTACTCCGCCTTGGTCACCTCCCAGCGGCCGGGGTGGGCGGCCGCCGGGGCGAAGGTGAAGCGCGGGATCGAGGACATGTTGCCGCGCGCCTTGTCGGCCTCGTAGAAGCTGGCGATCTGGTCGCCCATGCCGAAGACGACCCAGGTGCCGTTGATCTTCTCGTACGGCTGCGGCACGTGGTTGTGCGTGCCGATGATCAGATCGATGTCGGGGAGTCCGTCCGGGCCGCGCGAGGCGGTCAGCGCCTGCGCCACATCGCGCTGCTGCTGATCGGGCGCCGTCTGCCACTCGGTGCCCCAGTGGACGCTGAGGACGACGACGTTCGCGCCGGCCGCCCGGGCGGCGCGGGCGTCGGCGACGATCCGGTTCTGGTCGAGCAGGTTGACGGACCAGGGCTTGCCGGCCGGGACCGGGATGCCGTTCGTCCCGTACGTGTAGTCCAGCTGGGCGACCTTGGCGCCGCCGGCGGAGAGCACCGCCGGGGCCTTGGCCTCGTCGGCGCTGCGGGCCGAGCCGACGTGCTTGATGCCGACCCGGTCCAGGTGCTCCAGGGTGCGGACGAGGCCGTCGTAGCCGTCGTCCAGGGTGTGGTTCGAGCCGGTCGAGCAGCTGTCGTACCCGGCGTCCTTCAGGGCGTCGGCCAGTTGGTGCGGGGCCTTGAACGCGGGATATCCGGTGTAGGGGCCGCCGGGCCGGCCGTACGGTATCTCGTGGTGGCATATCGCCAGGTCGGCCGCGGCCACCAGGGGCTTGACCCCCGCGAGTATCTTCCGGAAGTCGTGGCTCTGGCCGGTGCCCTGCGCGTCGTCCGCGGCCCGCTGGACGATCGACGGGTACGGGATGATGTCGCCTGTCGCGACCAGCGTGAACGGCTTGGCGCCGGCGGGCGTCGTGGGACTCGCCTTGCCCGGAC
The Streptomyces sp. NBC_01296 DNA segment above includes these coding regions:
- a CDS encoding SCO1860 family LAETG-anchored protein — translated: MNSNTFRMPAAVLLATGAVALLTAPPALATAGGGSTGGGEGKAGAVVLRAGLDVGLLNKTVHVPLKTTLNEVSAPATAQKTALSVTLDGVEGGQPVSVLRADVATSKATADKNRAEAEANLANAEVHVPGLPLLSLIQVEKVTSKAVCEAGKKPVAASNVLGTVTALGKKVTLSAGGPTKVEVPKVGLVSLELSGTETTSTTAAAAALRLKVSVNPLDLNVAQVEGEVVLAEAHCETPAGPAPEPSGADVKAQSAASGTGAALTNDANLAETGGGSMTPYVAGGALALLGIGVTALVVTRRGRSS
- a CDS encoding CapA family protein, producing MKTKAKTGLALTAVAAVAGGILALPSLLDHLDAGAGRGGAGEQRLGAKPGQNKASPGKASPTTPAGAKPFTLVATGDIIPYPSIVQRAADDAQGTGQSHDFRKILAGVKPLVAAADLAICHHEIPYGRPGGPYTGYPAFKAPHQLADALKDAGYDSCSTGSNHTLDDGYDGLVRTLEHLDRVGIKHVGSARSADEAKAPAVLSAGGAKVAQLDYTYGTNGIPVPAGKPWSVNLLDQNRIVADARAARAAGANVVVLSVHWGTEWQTAPDQQQRDVAQALTASRGPDGLPDIDLIIGTHNHVPQPYEKINGTWVVFGMGDQIASFYEADKARGNMSSIPRFTFAPAAAHPGRWEVTKAEYLTQYSDMNPPFRVVCASCAPSDSGLGAAKQSAYAAVDKQVSEAVLSRGADKQGLVHATR